TATTGCGCCATATAGGCATCCATTTTTTGCTGAAAAGTATCTTCAAAACCAGATGTATCACAAATGGAGTTAGATAGAGTAGATTTAAGTTTGTATGCTGCTAAAGTTTCTTGATAAGCTCGTTGCTCTGCTTGAATAATTAGTTGTTCAATAGATTGTTGTTCGTGTGAAGGCTTTTTAATAGTGATTTCTTCTGCCGCTACATAAATCGTGCAGGAAAAAGTTTCTGTAAGTATTAGTATAGTGTTATTTACTCCATTAGCCATTTCAATCACTCCTAATTTGGAGAATTTTAAAATTAACATAAGGCAAAAACTCCAGATTGTGTCACATATATTACAGATGAATTTTACCTACCTTAAGCGTAACATCTGTCAGGACGCCATTTCAATGGTCAGTTAACGCCAAAAAATGGCGGTCACTAGTATTATCCCGCCATTTTTTATACTACTTTTTAGCAAAAAACTGGCGTGCTATTTGAAAATACCGCCATTATTTGGCGGTATATATGTTTTTATTATCAGTGATAGGTAGAAAAGGTGAATACTAATTCATTTAACTCGTAAATGATAGAATTAATTACCAAAAATATATATAATATTGAATAATATAATTAAGGAGGAAGAGGGCTATTGAAGGATATAGATGGACGCATTAATGAATCTTTAGACATAATTATTGAAAATGATGCAATGCTTGGTGATGAATTAAAAACAATGCTTAAAAGCTTTAAAGAAGAAAAAGTAGTTACAGGCTATTCGTTTGGCAAACTATGTTTTTGGCATTATGAAGCATTTGTAGATTGTTTGAATGATGATATTTATAAAGTCGCTGCAGCTATTGAACTTCTAATATTGTCCTATGATATTATTGATGATTTACAGGATAAGGATTCTGATTATATTTGGAGCAAAACACCCGAACTTGCATTAAATGTTGCATTAGCCATGCTCGTTATGTCATCTAAGACTATACATAGCACTACTTTTGAACACAAAAATATGGCCCTTCGATTATTACAAGAATATGCTTTGCGAAGTATTAGTGGCCAGCAGTTAGATGTACTCAATGATTGTCGAGATGAGCAATCATATTTACAAATGATTGACCAAAAATCAGGTTCCCTAACAGCGATGAGTTGTGTTATTGGTGAAGTACTTGCCAAAGGAGAAATGACTGCTGAAATAGAAGAATACGGAAAATATATAGGTATTATTCAACAAATAAAAAATGATATTCAAGGTTTAAAAACATGGGGACCTAAGAATGATCTTATAAATAAAAAATATTCGTTACCAATTATTTATCTAATGTCACAAAATAATAGTGTTTCAAAATATGTGATAAACTATTATAATAAAGATATAGTTACATTTTTGGATAAAAATGCTATAGAAAATGAGCTGAAAAATGGTGGCGCAATACGCTATGCCATTACGATGAAGAACCTCTATAAGCTAAAAGCATTGAATAATCTCGAAAATGTTGCTATAAACAAAGTAGGTAAAGAATACCTAATAAAACTAATGAGATGAGGAGAGATTTTTATGATTAATGTAATTCAGTATCTAGAACAAAACCCTGCACTAGTATCACTGTTAAAAGAACAGAAAGTCGCATTAATTGGTTTTTCAGCAACTGAACAACAGGCTATACTTGACTCATTCGAAGAAGAACTATGCCTACAACAAACAATTTGGAACTAAATATAATTATACGAAAATGGTTTATGCTTGCTATAAGTGTTTACATTCTGCTAGGTTTCTACCTACTATATGTTACTTATAGCAAGCCTTATTTGGGTATAGATATAAAAGAAATAAATGGAAACTGGGTAGTGGAAAAATCATATGGACCATTATTGACTGGGCAAAGAATCTCTGCGAACGATATTATTTTAAACATAGATAATGTTCCAATCGACGCTATTCCTTATGTCAAAGATGATTTTGTTATTAGGGCGGCAAATATGTTAACTATTTTGAAGCCTGATGGTCAAATTATCGATGTTGAGGTAAGTAGTTTAGATTTTACTGACCACTTTTATTTTGTATTGGTAATCCCAGCGTGTTATTATTTTTTAACATTTTTTATTGTCCTTTATTTGTATTGTAAACAAAAAAACACCTCGCTATTAAGATTGCTTATTTTATTTATGCTATCGGTCTCTATAGCCTATCTTAGTAGCGGCGCATCTGGCAGTCTAAACAGTATAGGCATTATCGTCAATCGAGGGAGTATGCTATTATGTTTAGTATTGTTTTTACATTTTTTGAGAAATTATTTTATTTTTTTAAAGGCAAATTGGATACTTTCTAACAATATTAAATTATTTTATCTACTACCGATTATAGCCATGCTATTTGGCTACATTGGTATTATTTATTATGACTTGCATGATTTCCTTTCAAATATTGTTTTAACTGTTTTCTTAATTTTCCTTATTACTATACTTGGCATTTTATTGCTAAGCTATTTTAAATATAAATCACCTCAGTTGAAAATTTTGTTAAATGGCGTAATGATTCCTTTTCTTCCATTCTTGTTTCTTTATGCAATTCCACTTATATTATTTAATCGATATATTCTTTCCGCTGAAATCAGTGCTTTATTTTTATTGTTGATTCCATTTAGCTTTATTTTTACTCAACTAGCGGAACGATTATTTGATATTGAATATCACATTACAAGACTTCGGTACTATGTAATATTCTCTTTAATATTTACTTTGTGGTTTGCTTTTGGTTTGTATTGGATCGCTGGGAAATTTTTAACGATGACTG
This genomic interval from Lysinibacillus sphaericus contains the following:
- a CDS encoding polyprenyl synthetase family protein gives rise to the protein MKDIDGRINESLDIIIENDAMLGDELKTMLKSFKEEKVVTGYSFGKLCFWHYEAFVDCLNDDIYKVAAAIELLILSYDIIDDLQDKDSDYIWSKTPELALNVALAMLVMSSKTIHSTTFEHKNMALRLLQEYALRSISGQQLDVLNDCRDEQSYLQMIDQKSGSLTAMSCVIGEVLAKGEMTAEIEEYGKYIGIIQQIKNDIQGLKTWGPKNDLINKKYSLPIIYLMSQNNSVSKYVINYYNKDIVTFLDKNAIENELKNGGAIRYAITMKNLYKLKALNNLENVAINKVGKEYLIKLMR
- the comX gene encoding competence pheromone ComX, whose translation is MINVIQYLEQNPALVSLLKEQKVALIGFSATEQQAILDSFEEELCLQQTIWN